In one window of Mus pahari chromosome 3, PAHARI_EIJ_v1.1, whole genome shotgun sequence DNA:
- the Mrps5 gene encoding 28S ribosomal protein S5, mitochondrial: MAAAVRAAGCLPALCSLQAGHFLSRQLSLTTFPVAATPFLAVKTALSHGAWSSRETRNNHCLTSLSHALQTQCCVSSPSNWTGQQCRPYSFFTKLTAEELWKGALAETGAGARKGRGKRTKKKKRKDLNRGQIIGEGRSGFLWPGLNVPLIKSGVVQNIGQRSKEEQQKVEANMVEQREEWDRKRKIKVKRERGWSGNTWGGVSIGPPDPGPNGETYEDFDTRILEVRNVFNMTAKEGRKKSVRVLVAVGNGNGAAGFAIGKAADRADAFRKAKNRAIHYLHYIERYEGHTIFHDISLRFKRTQIRMKRQPRGYGLRCHRAIITICRLIGIKDMYARVTGSMNMLNLTRGLFHGLARQETHQHLADKKGLHVVEFREECGPLPIVVASPHGALSKEPEPEPEVPDTKLDWQDVKATQGLKRSVWFNLKRSAT; encoded by the exons ATGGCGGCGGCCGTACGCGCTGCGGGCTGTCTCCCTGCGTTGTGTAGCTTGCAGGCAG GTCATTTCCTGTCTAGGCAGCTCTCTTTAACCACCTTTCCAGTAGCAGCCACTCCCTTTTTGGCAGTGAAGACAGCTCTTAGCCACG GTGCTTGGTCATCGAGGGAAACAAGGAACAACCACTGTCTGACCAGCTTGAGCCATGCGCTGCAGACACAGTGCTGCGTTTCCTCTCCCAGCAACTGGACGGGCCAGCAGTGCCGGCCCTACAGCTTCTTTACCAAAC TGACTGCAGAAGAGCTCTGGAAAGGCGCGTTAGCAGAGACTGGAGCTGGAGCAAgaaaaggcagaggcaaaagaacaaagaaaaagaagaggaaggatttGAATAGGGGCCAGATTATTGGTGAAG GGCGCTCTGGCTTCCTGTGGCCTGGTTTGAACGTTCCTCTGATAAAAAGTGGAGTTGTCCAGAACATCGGCCAGAGGAGCAAAGAAGAGCAGCAGAAGGTGGAGGCCAACATGGTCGAGCAGAGAGAGGAGTGGGACCGGAAGAGGAAGATAAAAGTTAAACGGGAGCGCGGCTGGAGTGGGAACACGTGGGGCGGTGTCAGTATTGGCCCCCCAGACCCGGGACCCAATGGAG AAACATATGAAGACTTTGATACCAGAATTCTTGAG GTAAGAAATGTCTTCAATATGACAgcaaaagagggaagaaagaagtcgGTCCGTGTCCTGGTTGCTGTTGGGAATGGAAACGGAGCTGCAG GTTTTGCTATTGGGAAAGCCGCTGACCGGGCAGACGCTTTCAGAAAG gcaaagAACCGAGCAATTCATTATTTGCATTACATAGAACGATACGAAGGACATACAA TATTCCACGATATTTCACTAAGATTCAAAAGGACGCAGATCCGGATGAAGAGACAACCCAGAG GTTACGGCCTCCGCTGCCACAGGGCCATTATCACCATCTGCCGCCTCATCGGCATCAAGGACATGTATGCGAGGGTCACTGGGTCCATGAACATGCTCAACCTCACCCGGGGCCTCTTCCATGGGCTTGCCCGCCAG GAAACCCACCAACATCTGGCCGATAAAAAGGGTCTCCACGTGGTGGAATTCCGGGAGGAATGTGGGCCTCTGCCCATTGTGGTGGCCTCCCCACATGGGGCCTTGAGTAAGGAGCCGGAGCCGGAACCTGAGGTTCCTGATACCAAACTGGACTGGCAAGATGTGAAGGCCACGCAGGGACTGAAGCGTTCTGTATGGTTTAATTTAAAGAGGTCTGCCACCTAA